In Marivirga salinae, a single window of DNA contains:
- a CDS encoding nuclear transport factor 2 family protein — MTLREKTQDIYNLIGEGKLLDAFDKYYGENVVITEPRGTWKGKAECRKHEEEFLGMIKEFHGMEVHAITSDEEAGVVMHETSMDVTFQDGNRVNMEQVGVQKWEDGKIVHERFYYQG, encoded by the coding sequence ATGACACTAAGAGAAAAAACACAAGACATTTACAACTTAATAGGTGAAGGAAAATTATTAGATGCATTCGACAAATATTATGGAGAGAATGTAGTAATCACCGAGCCAAGAGGAACTTGGAAAGGCAAAGCTGAATGCAGAAAGCACGAGGAAGAATTTTTAGGAATGATTAAGGAATTTCATGGAATGGAAGTTCATGCCATTACTTCTGATGAAGAAGCAGGTGTGGTAATGCACGAAACTTCTATGGATGTGACTTTCCAAGATGGAAACCGCGTAAATATGGAGCAGGTAGGTGTGCAGAAATGGGAAGACGGTAAAATCGTTCACGAACGTTTTTACTACCAAGGTTAA